A segment of the bacterium genome:
CCAGGCCTGGAGGGTGGAAAGGTGATAGACCAACCCGTCATAAAAGACGTCGGGCGCGGACCCCATCATCAGGCTGAGGACCCCGAAAAGGCCCCCCAAGAGGAGGAACCCTTTCGTCCCTCGTTCCTGCTCCCCCCATGCATCGGCCCAAGTGAACCGCTCGGCCCGCAGTTCCACCAGGGCCCCAAGGGAAAGACCCACCAGGACCAGTTTCAGCAAACCCGGATACCAAAGACCATTGAGCCCCAAGGCGGTCCAAGCGATCCCCAGTCCTAAGGCGCCCAGCCCCAAGGCCAGGGGCCCCCGGAAAGGTCCGGGATCAAGGCCCATCCAGGCGAGAAGCCGGGCTCCGGAAGCGTAAAAGACCAGGCCGATTAGGAACACGCCCAGGAGGTTCTTCAGGAACAGGATCCAGGTCCCGAAGAATTTTTCGGCCTGGAAGGAGGACAGGTCCCGGGGCAAGGACCCCAGGAAGGACAGGTCCAAGGCCCCGGGGAGCGGGAAATAGTGGACGAAAACCAGGGCCGACCAAACCGAGGCGGCGGCCCAAAAGACCTTCCCGGCGTTGGAGGGGGCTTTCACGGTCCTATCACTTCCCTTTTTTCAGCGGGCTTCGGGTCTTCTTATGGGACCCCTCCAGGATATCAAAGGTCCGCTTGAAGAGGTCCCAACAACGGCGGGACGCGCGGCTGTCCTTCGCGTCCCCACCCGTCATCACCACGACCACCCCACCGTCGGGAACGATGAAGATATATTGCCCCCCCACACCCCAGGCCTCGACGACCCGCCGGGTGCGCCCATGCGCGATGACGTTCCGTTCCCACCAAAGGTAGCCGTAATCGAGGCCCTTTCCCAGGGCATCCTTCACCTGCGGCGAGGTGCTTTTTTCGATCCATTCCTTCGGGACGACCACTTGGCCCTGCCATTCCCCCTTTTGGAGGACCAACAGACCGATCTTGGCCATGTCCCGGGGCGTCAGGGAAAGGCCGAAGGCGGGGGAGTGGGCCCCCTGGGGCCCTTCCCACCAGGTGGGGGCTTGGATCCCCAGCGGATCGAAAAGGTCCTTTTGGGCGAGGGCCAGGAGCGGCAGCTTGCTTTGCTTTTGCAGCGCCTCGGCCAGGATGGAAAGGCAGGCGCCGCAATAGGCGAAATGTTTCCCAGGCTCCCGGGTCATGGGAAGGGAAAGGGCGAAGGAACCCCAGTCGGACGAAGCCACCATGGGCCAGGAGCAGCCCTTGCCCCGGGACAGGTCATCGCAATCGATCCCGGAGGTCATGGTGAGCAGGTCCTTCACCGTGACCTTTCCCTTGCGGGCATCCCCGGACACCGGAGGCCCGGGGAACAGGTCCTGGAGCTTATCGTCCGGATCCAGCCAACCCTTCTCCACCGCGTCCCCCACCAATAAGGAGAAGATGCTCTTGGTGACCGACTGGACCGGATGGGGGTCCCGGGGGCCATAGCCGTAGAAATACTCCTCGAGCAGGAGCTTGCCGTCGTTAAGGACCAGAAGGCTATGCAGGTGCCTGTATTTCCCATGGAGGGCCCCCTGGACCAGGGCCTGGAAGCGGCGTAAACGGGCTGGATCCTCCTTCAGGTCCCCGGGGACAAGACCGTCCCCCAGGTCCTGGGGCGGGATATAGGAATAGCTTTTGTCCGCCCGGGGCCTCAAGCGGTCGCTCCCCCGGGTGAGGGTGATGGGATAGGAAACGCCCTCCCCCATCAGGCTTTGCTTGCCGTCCTTCCCCGCCCCCTGGGTGAAGGTCCCGGTCATCACCGGACAGCGGGGGAAATAATCCAGGTGGATCGTCCCGCCCCCCGGCGTCACGCCATCCAGCGCCCCGTCCCCGGCCCCGAAGGAGACCAGTTCGTTATAGATGCCGTCGTCCAGGTTGTTGTAATAGCCGAAATCCTCCCAGAACTGGAAGGCCACCTGGAACCGGTGGGATCCGGAGCCGAAGGTTCCCTGCCAATCGCCGCCCCAGGGTTCGTCGATCGAATCGGCCCATCCAGGACCCACGGCGCAGGCAGCGATCAAGGTGAGGAGGAAGGTCCGGACCAGGTTCAGAACCGGACCCCCACGGAGAACCGGGACTCCGCCGGGCCCCAAGCCAATTGGAGGGGCGTCCATTCCCACGCTTCGCCCTTTCGGGAGCGCAGGACCTGGTTGTAGCGCTGGACGGCGTTGAATTTCCGGGCCTCCGAGTTGGTGTCAAAGAGGCTCCCCAGTCCCCAGACCAACTGGGCCACGGTGAAGCCCGTGAAGACCCGGTCCGCCCAATCCACGTTCAAAAGCGGCGTGGGCCGGAAGAAAAGGGCGATGTCGCATCCCGTGAGCAGGCCCGCGGCGAAGACCGTCTCCCCCACCACCTGGCATTGGCCGGCCTCGCGGATGAGCCGGGAGGCCTCCGCGTCCCCCAGGGGATAGATGACGGACTTGAAATCCTCCATGTCCCGAAGGGACCGCCCCTGGAGGGTGTATTCCATTTTTCCGCCCAGGACGCCGAAGAGACCCAACCCCATCCGGCTTTCGATGGGCTGGTCCCCCGGCAAGGCCGGGACCCGACCCCAAACTTGGGGGATGAAAGGACCTAGGAAAAATAATGCGGCAAGGAGGGGACGCATGGCCCTACTTTAAAGGGGAGGAGCCCTCAAGCGCCAGTTGGATGGGAGTCAAAAAAGTCAGGGGACCAGGTCCGGACCATGGAAAGCCAAGCGTCCATCTTCTGGAAACGCTCCTCCCCAGAGAACCAACGGACCGGCCGCCCGTGATGGAAGAGCACCAAGGTCGGGTCTTCCTGGAACCAGGGGGCCGGCGCGTCGTTGAAGACCGCGCCCAGGTCCAGGATCCCCACGGCGATCTCCCTGTCGAAAGAGAAGGCCAACGGTAGGAGTTCCTTGGACGTCCGGGAGGCATCGCTTCCCGGGGCCAGCAGTTCCGCGACGACCAGGCCTTTCCCTGGGCGGGACCATTCGGACCAATTGTCGGCCGTAAAGGCGCGAAGGGCGGCCATGGTCAACCTGCCTTCGGGACCGTGAGGAAGGGCGCCTGGAAAGCCCGGATCGCCTTCACGAAAAGGGGATTGGCGCCGCCCGGCGGGACGGCCCGCAGGAGCCTCCGCGCGGGGACTTTCCGGGGCCTGGGGTCCCGGGTGGAGCGGGTGGGAACGGCCGGAAAGGGGGTCATTCCCCATCCTCCTCTTCCATCCGGTCGATGATCTTTTGCATGTCGCGGATGAGGATGCGGCCGCGGGTGCAGGCGACCAATCCGGCGGCTTCCAGCTTGGTGAAGGTCCGGATGCAGGTCTCCACCACGGTCCCCGCCATTTCGGCGATCTCCCGGCGGGTCAGGGGGATGGTGTTCCCGAATTGGTCCGCCAGGGTGGCCAGGACGTGCAGGATGCGCTTCTCCACCGACTCCTGCTCGAAGGTCTGGGTCTCCTTGGAGCGGCTCAACCTTTGGGAAAGCTGGTCCGCGACCGCCAGGGTCACCGAGGGATGGCGGCCCAGGATCCCGATGAAATCGGCCCGGGGGATGGAAAGGACGGTGACGTCGGTCTCGGCCACGCTATGGCAGGGATAGGTGCCCCCGCCCAGGGAACAGCAGGACCCGAACATGGACTTGGGGCCCACCATGCAGAGGGTCTGACACCGGCCGTTGGGGCTGCAAGCCTGGGCCTTGACGTGGCCCTCCTTCACGAACCAGACCTGGTCCGCCGGGTCCCCGTCCAGGAAAAGGGTGTCCCCCTTCTTGAAGCGGCGCTCGATCATCTTTTTTTCCAGCTCGGACTGTTGGGCGAAAGGCAGGCTCTTGAAGATGTCCAGGAAGGGGGCTTGCGTCCTCCCCGGGACGGCCATCGGGTTCGGCCGGATCTTGGAATAGGTCAGCATCACTTCCTCCTTAATGGAACGGCTCTAGGCTTCGGGCCCAAGGCCCTTGGCCGGGTGAACGTCTAATCCTTTGCGCCCCTCAAATATCCCGCCACGATGCCCGGAAGGGCCTGGGTATCGATGGGTTTGCTCAGGTACCCGTCGCATCCGGCGGCCATGGCCTTCTGCTCGTCCCCCTTCTGGTCGTAGGAGGTGATCATGATCACGATCGCATCCTTCGAGCGGGGGTCGGCCTTCAGGCGCCGGGTCAATTCCAGGCCGTCGACCCCGGGGAGCTGGAAATCCATGAGGATCAGGCGGGGCCGGAACCCCTCCAGGACCCGGAAAGCCTCTTCGGCGCCCTGGGCGGTGTGGACCTGGTAATGCTCCACTTCCAAAAGGAGCTTGGCCAGCTTCAGGTTCAGGGGGTTGTCATCGATGATCAAAATGGGTTCTTCGGACATGGTGCCTTCCCCGGTCGGATTTGACCTAAAGAAAGGCAACTGTGATGCCAGTCATAGAAGGGGAAAAACCGGGGAAAAAGGGGTGATCGGAGCGGAGGATCGGATGAAAAAGGGGGATTATGGCATGGGCGCCATAGTGGAGGAGCCAGAGCCCATCGGAACCACAGAGGGCACAGAGGTCACAGAGAAAATCATTCTTGCTTTTGACTTTTTCCGTCCTACAAAAGACGGCCGTCTCCGTGCACCCCGTGCGCCGCCGAAGGCGGCCTGTGGTTCAAATGGGCTAGCTTTTCGACCAAAAGTCGTATTTTTGGGACTTCATGAAGTCGGAACCACAGAGGTCACAGAGGGCACAGAGAAAATCATTCTTGCTTTTGGCTTTTTCCGTCTTCCAAAAGACGGCCGTCTCCGTGCTCTCCGTGCGCCGCCGAAGGCGGCCTGTGGTTCAAATGGGCTAGCTTTACGACTGAAGACCGTACTTCTTCACCTTCATAAAAAGGGTCTTGTAGTCGGTCCGGAGGATCTTGGCGGCCTGGGACTTGTTCCCCTGGGTCGCCCGCAGGACGTTACGGATGGCCTGCTTCTCCGCTTCCTCGGCGGCGCGGGTCGAGATCTGCTTCAAGGAAAGGCCGGGC
Coding sequences within it:
- a CDS encoding Crp/Fnr family transcriptional regulator; the encoded protein is MLTYSKIRPNPMAVPGRTQAPFLDIFKSLPFAQQSELEKKMIERRFKKGDTLFLDGDPADQVWFVKEGHVKAQACSPNGRCQTLCMVGPKSMFGSCCSLGGGTYPCHSVAETDVTVLSIPRADFIGILGRHPSVTLAVADQLSQRLSRSKETQTFEQESVEKRILHVLATLADQFGNTIPLTRREIAEMAGTVVETCIRTFTKLEAAGLVACTRGRILIRDMQKIIDRMEEEDGE
- a CDS encoding response regulator yields the protein MSEEPILIIDDNPLNLKLAKLLLEVEHYQVHTAQGAEEAFRVLEGFRPRLILMDFQLPGVDGLELTRRLKADPRSKDAIVIMITSYDQKGDEQKAMAAGCDGYLSKPIDTQALPGIVAGYLRGAKD
- a CDS encoding serine hydrolase gives rise to the protein MIAACAVGPGWADSIDEPWGGDWQGTFGSGSHRFQVAFQFWEDFGYYNNLDDGIYNELVSFGAGDGALDGVTPGGGTIHLDYFPRCPVMTGTFTQGAGKDGKQSLMGEGVSYPITLTRGSDRLRPRADKSYSYIPPQDLGDGLVPGDLKEDPARLRRFQALVQGALHGKYRHLHSLLVLNDGKLLLEEYFYGYGPRDPHPVQSVTKSIFSLLVGDAVEKGWLDPDDKLQDLFPGPPVSGDARKGKVTVKDLLTMTSGIDCDDLSRGKGCSWPMVASSDWGSFALSLPMTREPGKHFAYCGACLSILAEALQKQSKLPLLALAQKDLFDPLGIQAPTWWEGPQGAHSPAFGLSLTPRDMAKIGLLVLQKGEWQGQVVVPKEWIEKSTSPQVKDALGKGLDYGYLWWERNVIAHGRTRRVVEAWGVGGQYIFIVPDGGVVVVMTGGDAKDSRASRRCWDLFKRTFDILEGSHKKTRSPLKKGK